A single genomic interval of Hoplias malabaricus isolate fHopMal1 chromosome 7, fHopMal1.hap1, whole genome shotgun sequence harbors:
- the LOC136702608 gene encoding trace amine-associated receptor 13c-like: protein MFQSTNSSLMEESDLKEYCYPESNASCVKGFHSVTVKYLLYFLLVLAIIVTVLGNSVVILSIAHFKQLHTPTNILVMSLAHADLFLGAIVMPFSMIRSVDGCWYYGENFCLFHSSFDMMLTSVSIFHLIFIATDRYEAVCHPLQYPTKITIPIAWLMVALSWIAAAGYAYGVTYSKSNIAELEDYVNSVSCVGSCNLLFNALWSAVDTLICFLLPCSVMVCLYAQIFLVSRKHSRKIESVKQCSEISQTMKHENKAAKTLGIVVGAFIFCWMPFFMNSLTDPYINFSTPPVLFEVFWWLGYLNSTINPIIYGLFYPWFRKSLYLIVTLKIFAPHSSDTNVFAV, encoded by the coding sequence ATGTTTCAAAGTACAAACTCATCTCTAATGGAAGAATCAGACTTGAAGGAGTATTGTTATCCTGAATCTAATGCCTCTTGTGTGAAAGGCTTTCACAGTGTAACAGTTAAATATCTCTTGTACTTTTTACTTGTGTTGGCAATTATTGTGACTGTTCTCGGGAACTCTGTGGTCATTTTATCTATAGCGCACTTTAAACAGCTACACACACCTACGAATATTCTAGTGATGTCTCTTGCTCATGCAGACTTGTTTCTAGGAGCGATTGTTATGCCTTTCAGCATGATCCGATCAGTGGATGGATGCTGGTACTATGGAGAAAACTTCTGTTTGTTTCACTCTAGCTTTGACATGATGCTCACATCAGTGTCCATATTCCATCTGATCTTCATCGCTACAGATCGATATGAAGCTGTGTGCCACCCGCTTCAGTACCCCACAAAAATAACCATACCCATCGCATGGCTGATGGTGGCTCTGAGTTGGATTGCAGCTGCAGGATACGCTTATGGTGTCACATATTCAAAATCAAATATAGCAGAACTAGAAGATTATGTAAATTCTGTATCTTGTGTAGGAAGTTGTAATCTTCTGTTCAATGCACTGTGGTCCGCTGTAGACACACTGATATGTTTCCTTTTGCCGTGCTCAGTCATGGTTTGTCTGTATGCTCAGATATTTTTGGTTTCCAGAAAGCATTCCAGGAAAATTGAGAGCGTAAAACAGTGCAGTGAGATTTCTCAAACCATGAAACATGAGAACAAAGCGGCAAAAACTCTCGGGATTGTTGTAGgtgcatttattttttgctggaTGCCTTTTTTTATGAACTCTCTAACTGATCCCTACATTAACTTCTCCACTCCTCCTGTTCTTTTTGAAGTGTTTTGGTGGTTGGGTTATTTAAACTCAACAATAAATCCCATAATATATGGCTTGTTCTACCCCTGGTTCAGGAAATCCCTCTATCTCATTGTGACACTGAAAATATTTGCTCCTCATTCGTCTGACACCAATGTTTTTGCagtttaa
- the LOC136702563 gene encoding trace amine-associated receptor 13c-like, producing the protein MFQSTNFSLMEDTNLVEYCYPESNVSCVKGFQSVTAKCVWYFVLVLAITVTVLGNSVVIVSIAHFKQLHTPTNILVMSLAHADLLLGVIVMPFSMIRSVDGCWYYGESFCLFHTSFDFFLTAVSIFHLICIATDRYEAVCHPLQYPTKITIPIAWLMVALSWITAAGYSFGLTYSKANVAELEEYINSVFCVGSCSLLLNELWSVLDTMIGFLLPCSVMVCLYAQIFLVSRKHSRKFESTKQCSEISQTIKRENKAAKTLGIVVGAFICCWMPFFIDAIIDPYIKFSTPPVLLGVIWWLGYLNSTMNPIIYGLFYPWFRKSLYLIVTLKIFAPHSSDINVFGA; encoded by the coding sequence ATGTTTCAAAGTACAAACTTCTCTCTAATGGAGGACACTAATTTAGTGGAGTACTGTTATCCTGAGTCTAACGTTTCTTGTGTGAAAGGCTTTCAGAGTGTAACAGCTAAATGTGTGTGGTATTTTGTGCTGGTGTTGGCAATAACTGTGACTGTTCTCGGGAACTCTGTGGTCATTGTGTCCATAGCTCACTTTAAACAGCTGCACACACCTACAAATATTCTAGTGATGTCTCTTGCTCATGCAGACTTGTTACTGGGAGTGATTGTTATGCCTTTCAGCATGATCCGATCAGTGGATGGATGCTGGTACTATGGAGAAAGCTTCTGTTTATTTCACACTAGCTTTGACTTCTTCCTCACCGCTGTGTCTATATTCCACCTGATCTGCATTGCTACAGATCGATATGAAGCTGTGTGCCATCCACTTCAGTACCCCACAAAAATAACCATACCCATCGCATGGCTGATGGTGGCCCTGAGTTGGATTACAGCTGCAGGATATTCCTTTGGTCTGACATATTCAAAAGCAAATGTAGCAGAGCTAGAAGAGTACATTAATTCTGTATTTTGTGTAGGAAGTTGTAGTCTTTTGCTCAATGAATTGTGGTCAGTTCTGGACACAATGATAGGTTTCCTTTTGCCATGCTCAGTCATGGTTTGTCTGTATGCTCAGATATTTCTGGTTTCGAGAAAGCATTCAAGAAAATTTGAGAGCACAAAACAGTGCAGTGAGATTTCTCAAACCATAAAACGTGAGAACAAAGCAGCAAAAACTCTCGGGATTGTTGTAGGTGCATTTATTTGTTGCTGGATGCCCTTCTTTATCGATGCTATAATTGATCCTTACATTAAGTTCTCCACTCCCCCTGTGCTACTTGGAGTGATTTGGTGGTTGGGTTACTTAAACTCAACAATGAATCCTATAATATATGGCCTGTTCTACCCCTGGTTCAGGAAATCCCTCTATCTCATTGTGACACTGAAAATATTTGCTCCTCATTCGTCTGACATCAATGTTTTTGGAGCATAA
- the LOC136702571 gene encoding trace amine-associated receptor 13c-like produces the protein MFQSTNFSLMEDTDLMEYCYPESNVSCVKGFQSVTAKCVWYFLLVLAITVTVLGNSVVIVSIAHFKQLHTPTNILVMSLAHADLLLGVIVMPFSMIRSVDGCWYYGESFCFFHSSFDFFLTSASIFHLICIATDRYEAVCHPLQYPTKITIPIAWLMVALSWITAAGYSFGLTYSKANVAQLEEYINSVSCVGSCNLLFNELWSVLDTMICFLLPCSVMVCLYAQIFLVSRKHSRKIESTKQCSEISQTIKRENKAAKTLGIVVGAFICCWMPFFIDAIIDPYIKFSTPPVLLGVIWWLGYLNSTINPIIYGLFYPWFRKSLYLIVTLKIFAPHSSDTNVFGA, from the coding sequence ATGTTTCAAAGTACAAACTTCTCTCTAATGGAGGACACAGATTTAATGGAGTACTGTTATCCTGAGTCTAACGTCTCTTGTGTGAAAGGCTTTCAGAGTGTAACAGCTAAATGTGTGTGGTATTTTTTGCTGGTGTTGGCAATAACTGTGACTGTTCTCGGGAACTCTGTGGTCATTGTGTCCATAGCTCACTTTAAACAGCTGCACACACCTACAAATATTCTAGTGATGTCTCTTGCTCATGCAGACTTGTTACTGGGAGTGATTGTTATGCCTTTCAGCATGATCCGATCAGTGGATGGATGCTGGTACTATGGAGAAAGCTTCTGTTTCTTTCACTCTAGTTTTGACTTCTTCCTCACCTCTGCATCCATATTCCACCTGATCTGCATCGCTACAGATCGATATGAAGCTGTGTGCCATCCACTTCAGTACCCCACAAAAATAACCATACCCATCGCATGGCTGATGGTGGCTCTGAGTTGGATTACAGCTGCGGGATATTCCTTTGGTCTGACATATTCAAAAGCAAATGTAGCACAGCTAGAAGAGTACATTAATTCTGTATCTTGTGTTGGAAGTTGTAATCTTTTGTTCAATGAATTGTGGTCAGTTCTGGACACAATGATATGTTTCCTTTTGCCGTGCTCAGTCATGGTTTGTCTGTATGCTCAGATATTTTTGGTTTCGAGAAAGCATTCCAGAAAAATTGAGAGCACAAAACAGTGCAGTGAGATTTCTCAAACCATAAAACGTGAGAACAAAGCAGCAAAAACTCTCGGGATTGTTGTAGGTGCATTTATTTGTTGCTGGATGCCCTTCTTTATCGATGCTATAATTGATCCTTACATTAAGTTCTCCACTCCTCCTGTACTACTTGGAGTGATTTGGTGGTTGGGTTACTTAAATTCAACAATAAATCCCATAATATATGGCCTGTTCTACCCCTGGTTCAGGAAATCCCTCTATCTCATTGTGACACTGAAAATATTTGCTCCTCATTCATCTGACACCAATGTTTTTGGAGCATAA
- the LOC136702612 gene encoding trace amine-associated receptor 13c-like: MFQTTNFSLMEDTDLMEYCYPESNASCVKGFQSVTAKCVLYFLLVLAITVTVLGNSVVIVSIAHFKQLHTPTNILVMSLAHADLFLGAIVMPFSMIRSVDGCWYYGESFCLFHSTFDLFLTSASIFHLICIAIDRYEAVCHPLQYPTKITIPIAWLMVALSWITAAGYSFGVTYSKANVAQLEEYINSISCVGSCNLLFNELWSVLDTLICFLLPCSVMVCLYAQIFLVSRKHSRKIESRKQCSVISQSMKHENKAAKTLGIVVGAFICCWMPFFIDALIDPYINFSTPPVLFEVFWWLGYLNSTINPIIYGLFYPWFRKSLYLIVTLKIFASHSSDTNIFAA; the protein is encoded by the coding sequence ATGTTTCAAACTACAAACTTCTCTCTAATGGAAGACACAGATTTAATGGAGTACTGTTATCCTGAGTCTAACGCCTCTTGTGTGAAAGGCTTTCAGAGTGTAACAGCTAAATGTGTGTTGTACTTTTTACTGGTGTTGGCAATAACTGTGACTGTTCTCGGGAACTCTGTGGTCATTGTGTCTATAGCTCATTTTAAACAGCTGCACACACCTACAAATATTCTAGTGATGTCTCTTGCTCATGCAGACTTGTTTCTAGGAGCGATTGTTATGCCTTTCAGCATGATCCGATCAGTGGATGGATGCTGGTACTATGGAGAAAGCTTCTGTTTATTTCACTCTACTTTTGACTTGTTTCTCACATCTGCATCCATATTCCACCTGATCTGCATCGCTATAGATCGATATGAAGCTGTGTGCCATCCACTTCAGTACCCCACAAAAATAACCATACCCATCGCATGGCTGATGGTGGCTCTGAGTTGGATTACAGCTGCGGGATATTCATTTGGTGTCACATATTCAAAAGCAAATGTAGCACAGCTAGAAGAGTACATTAATTCTATATCTTGTGTTGGAAGTTGTAATCTTTTGTTCAATGAATTGTGGTCAGTTCTGGACACACTGATATGTTTCCTTTTGCCATGCTCAGTCATGGTTTGTCTGTATGCTCAGATATTTTTGGTTTCGAGAAAGCATTCAAGAAAAATTGAGAGCAGAAAACAGTGCAGTGTGATTTCTCAAAGCATGAAACATGAGAACAAAGCAGCAAAAACTCTTGGGATTGTTGTAGGTGCATTTATTTGTTGCTGGATGCCCTTTTTTATCGATGCATTAATCGATCCCTACATTAACTTCTCCACTCCTCCTGTTCTTTTTGAAGTGTTTTGGTGGTTGGGTTATTTAAACTCAACAATAAATCCCATAATATATGGCCTGTTCTACCCCTGGTTCAGGAAATCCCTCTATCTCATTGTGACACTGAAAATATTTGCTTCTCATTCGTCTGACACCAATATTTTTGCAGCTTAA
- the LOC136702806 gene encoding trace amine-associated receptor 13c-like, translating to MKYCYPELNASCVKYSYTLTAKYLLYFLLVLAITVTVIGNSVVIVSVAHFKQLHTPTNILVMSLAQADLLLGVIVMPFSMIRSVDGCWYYGESFCLLHSSFDILLTSASIFHLIFIATDRYEAVCHPLHYPTKITIPIAWLMVALSWITAAGYSFGVTYSKANIADLDEYISSISCVGSCNLLFNALWSVLDTLICFFLPCSVMVCLYTLIFLVSRKHSRKIKSTKQCSEISQSMKHENKAAKTLGIVVGAFICCWMPFYVNSLLDPYINFSTPPVLFEVFVWLGYLNSTINPIIYGLFYPWFRKSLYLIVTLKIFASHSSDTNVFVT from the coding sequence ATGAAATACTGTTATCCTGAATTGAATGCCTCTTGTGTGAAATACTCTTACACGTTAACTGCTAAATATCTGTTGTATTTTTTGCTGGTGTTGGCAATAACTGTGACTGTTATTGGGAACTCTGTGGTCATTGTGTCTGTAGCTCATTTTAAACAGTTGCACACACCTACGAATATTCTGGTGATGTCTCTCGCTCAGGCTGACTTGTTACTGGGAGTGATTGTTATGCCTTTCAGCATGATCCGATCAGTGGATGGATGCTGGTACTATGGAGAAAGCTTCTGTTTGTTGCACTCTAGTTTTGACATATTGCTCACTTCTGCATCCATATTTCACCTGATCTTCATCGCTACAGATCGATATGAAGCTGTGTGCCATCCGCTTCATTACCCCACAAAAATAACCATACCCATCGCATGGCTGATGGTGGCTCTGAGTTGGATTACAGCTGCAGGATATTCCTTTGGTGTCACATATTCAAAAGCAAATATAGCAGATCTAGATGAGTACATTAGTTCTATATCTTGTGTTGGAAGTTGTAATCTTTTGTTCAATGCACTGTGGTCAGTTCTGGACACACTGATATGTTTCTTTTTGCCGTGCTCAGTCATGGTTTGTCTGTATACTCTAATATTTTTGGTTTCGAGAAAGCATTCAAGAAAAATTAAGAGCACAAAACAGTGCAGTGAGATTTCTCAAAGCATGAAACATGAGAACAAAGCGGCAAAAACTCTCGGGATTGTTGTAGGTGCATTTATTTGTTGCTGGATGCCTTTTTATGTCAACTCTTTACTTGATCCCTACATTAACTTCTCCACTCCTCCTGTTCTTTTTGAAGTGTTCGTGTGGTTGGGTTATTTAAACTCAACAATAAATCCCATAATATATGGCCTGTTCTACCCCTGGTTCAGGAAATCTCTCTATCTCATTGTGACACTGAAAATATTTGCTTCTCATTCGTCTGACACCAATGTTTTTGTGACTTAA